The Leishmania panamensis strain MHOM/PA/94/PSC-1 chromosome 12 sequence genome includes the window GCAACTTCTTCAAACAAGCAAAGTCACAATGCTGCTCTCGCATGTTGGCACACGCCGAGCAGATCTGCCCCCCTCCGCGTTGGTGGCGGGACTTCCTTAAGTCCGTACCGCACCACTGCCCATCAACACATGAGTATCATCtgtggcttctctctcttttcccctcttgcctatctctctctcttacccGGTCTTGCCACTGCGCCACTCTTGTAAAGCAACAGAGCAGCGAGGACTCCTTCCCTATGCGTCTCACTGTCTTTCAACTTGAGTAAGAACAGCCAGGTCAGAGAACGGTGAATGCAGCCGGGCAGCAATGCGCTGCCAAACTCACAGCGCAGCGCGTTTGGTCGCATGATGGCCGCCAGGCGTGCCGGGGGGGTTGATGGAAACGAAGGTGGCGGTGATTCCACCACAGCCCACTCCAACTCGTGCCCTCCACTGCCTGTCATTCGACAGCCGCAGAGCACGactctctctgcgtgcgaTGCCTCCCCTATTTCCCATGTCAGCTCGACGAGCCACCAGTGTGATGTAGCAGTGCTCAAGTCGTCCAGCAAAGCACTGTTGTCGACGCCGTACGTCATCACGGATAAGACTCCACGCGCAGAGCTGCTCGCCATCAtcatgcagctgcaggctgATCTCACACAGCGAACAGACAGCGTGAATGCAATTCAACGAAACTTTGAGCGACTGAGCGCGATGCACCACGCTGAGCAGCGCGAGCTTCGGCGCTTGCGCTTGTTGGAAAAAGCGCAACGTGGGGCTGAGGTCAACAACAACGAAGCCACGATCCGGCAACTGGAGAGCGCTGTTGCAGATATGCGGTGCAAGGCGCTGGAAGAGCAGGCCACGGGCGCTCAGCTagaggcgaagctgcaggcggcgaaGTCGTCGTGCGAACTTCAACACGACATCACCGGACTCATCACGTTACACGCGGCTGGCTTTCGAGAGGTTctgcaggcggaggcggcggccttTTTGCAGTTTCACGCGTTTGCTATCGCTGAGCGTGCCGCCATCGATGCTCGGCATGAAgcgctgcgtcagcagcTACTTTGCAGCGATGTCGCGCAGTTAGTGGCCGATCACCACGCGCAGATTGTGCCCTATTTGGTTCCAGGTGGTGTTACTGACAGCCACCGGCTGCTGGAGACATCAGCGCAGGCGTCGACTGCCACCATAGTGGAGCTGGTGCACCCGTGGCTTTGTgaggtggcagaggcgaCGCGCCAGTatgtcgccgctgcacaaGTAGCTGATCAGCAACGCGCGCTCACCGAGGCCGAAATCCAGCGCAATCgagaggagctgaagcaTACTCTTGGAGAGATGCTCCACCTGCGACTGCGTGCgatagaggaggaggagcagacaGGGCGAAgtgcgcttctcttcggtgcgctgcaggtgcgcgccGTTGCTGAGGGGACCTTTGATGTGGTACGTCTGCTGAGGGCGacagctgaagcagcggcaacggtggcCCATTCCTCGTGggaggtgacggcggctCTGCACGCGCGTCGCGTTTCGGACTGGTGTGATGCGGCGGACGCACGACTCGTCGACTTGTGCAATGCCGTTGAGATTTCGATGGCCGAGAAGTCGAGAGAGTGCGACGGGTGGCGGCAGAAGGCTGCACAGGAGCTTCTGCTGGGAGAACGTAAGCGTCTCCAAGACCTGCATGAGTCGCAGGTGCAGGCCATGCGCGACGACTGGACGAGGCAAAAGAGTGCTGCACAGCGGACGCATGAAATGCAACTCGCACAAGTGCGAACTGATCTCGAGGGCCGCATAAAAGTCGCCGAGGAACGTCGCGTTACAGCGGAGAGGCAGACTGGCACCAGCGAGGCCGCTCTCATTCAAGTGAAGCGCGACCACGCTGCGGAAGTGCAGTCAGTTGAGACATACTGGCGGTCTGCCATCTCCGACGCAGTGGGCGATTGTGAGCAGCGTTGGATGAAGATGTGTGAAGAGTATCAGGAGCGGCAACAGGCCTGTGCCAGGGCTATGCTGCAACTTCTACTTGATCATGTGTGCACCCGTGGCCACTGCGTGTgccaggaggaggaagcacgCGCAGATGTCTGTCGCACGCACTGGAAGAATCGAACACAGCAGCTTCAGAGCGAACAGGCTGCTACGGTGCAGCGTTGTGTGacggctgcggtgctgcttgaGCGTGTGCGGCGTCATGTGCAGGATGAAGATGCAAATCGTGCTGTGTTGTGTacatccgctgctgcggattGGACGGCACTCGTcagcagagaggcagtgcATAAGGCGGAGGCTCATCACGTCCTATCCatgcgcgctgcagccgacAGACTGGAGGGTGTGCGCGCGGAGGCCGCTGAGAGAGATGAtaagtggcggcagcgcctcgaTGCACTCGAAGCGGACGTTGGACAAGCAAAAGAAGAGCGCTTAGGTGCTGTTGTGGCTGCGCGGGAGGCACAGGCCGCGCTGCAGGCCACTCAGCGAGACTTCACTGTGTACAGGTCTAGCGTcacggctgcggcgcgctgcaTCGAGGTGGCTGAGAGCGCCACTGAGAGCGCCTGTTGCTGTCCCCTATGCCTGGAGCTATATTCCCAGCCCGTTGCCTGTGTGCCGTGCGGGCACATTTACTGCTCAAGCTGCCTCTTGCGACACCCACGGAATAGCGAGTTGTCGAGTCTCACTTCGTCATTTACCTCTGCTGGGGGTGCCTCAACCGGTGAAAATAGCGCGGTTGGCGCGAGGGCTGAGCTGGAGGTGGCCCAGTGGTTACGCAAGAGGTTCACCCCACGCACCTGTCTCTTCTGCCCTGAGTGTGCGTCGGCGACAGTGTCGACTGTGGTGGAACTGCAGGCCCTTGGTGAGCTCACAGCGAAGTATGACTATAAGAAACGAGGTATCGCGGTGCTCTTGGCTGAGCTGCGGTGATCACCTGTAGGCTTGACAAATGCATAGGCACGGAGCGGATCCCAGGAGGAATGCGaatgcgcacgcgcactgTAGGTTTCTCGAGGAGTAATGAGGCCTGTGCGCGAGTGCGTATCTCCTTTCTCGCCCTGGGCGGCACTGTGTTGACGGCTGTGGTGTTGTGGTCTTCGCTTATGCTGTTCGCGTCGCATCTTCTCAATGAGCgttaccccctccccccccccaaaaaaaaagatgaaaCTGTGCAtgaagacgagagagaaaaacagagagggagagaaggagcgatGGAGCACTTACGCCGAATGGTACTCTACtccggtggtgctgctgtgcacctGCTTGGAGCTGCCCTCAACGACGCTGCTGTCCGCTGTACTGTACTGTGGTCCGTCGGAGCATGACAGCGAAGGACAAGGAACGTGGCCCGCACATGTGCGGccagagacgcacgcacTTGCCGATTGCGTTTCACATGCACAGTCGCGAAGCCCACACGTGTGGCTCAGTTTATGCCTACCGccatccaccacctcctcatgCCTTCTTCCTTTGCTCTGCATGCATCAACACACCCCTGCATGccagcctccccccccccagcaaGCCAGTACTGGGCGTTCCGCCATTCGCCCATCTCCTCACCCTacaccagcacctccatgCGAATGCATTCCGGATCTGCTTAATTCCTATCACCGGCTCTCCCCAGCTCTCTAGTCTCTTCTCTCGGTATCACCCTGTACAGTCTCTGCTCGTCTCTCCTTCCCACTATCTGTTCcactcgctccctctttctctgtcgtCACTCCCTCAGAGGTTTGGCAGACGACGTACGCAGCGGGCAAGCGGACGCTGAAGGATTGTTAAAGAGGCCCATTCAGATACTCCAGCCCGGGAGGACACCCATACGCACACATATTTGCTGCTGGCGGTCTACCGTGCCCCGCATGCTTTGCGTCCGTTTTGCTGGTCGCCTGTGTTTCTGTTTTTTAGGTTTTGCATCAGACTGCCAATGACATCATCCCGCGTCACATTAATGGCATGAGACCCCACACCGCACTCTCACCTCTTTTCTAAGATCCTCCGCTCCTCattccgctctctctttcctctctagGGGCTTTTCACTTCCCCCTTTCATCGCCCTACTCTGACTCGCGAACTCTGCCGCGGCGTTTTCGCTTTGCAACCTCAACTctcgcctccttttctgtttcgtctctctctctctctgtgcgtgctgtCTCACCCACATCCCTCCTCTCGTCTTGTTCCTTGCCTCTCAGACTTGCCACTCGCTCTGTGCGAAGACATGCGTGTGCCCGTCTTTGCGTCTCCTTAGCGTTCCTCTTcactttgctgttgctgattGGCATCGGCAGCAACTCGTTCGctctgccctcctcgccttGTGGCGACGTGTCTCTTTTGGCTGTCGTCACTTTCCCAACTGCGTCGTGTCCGCTCGCCGCCCTCCGCATACTTCACAATTTTGTTGGTTtgtccctcttctctctctctctctctcaaccACTTCAAGGAGTCGAGCtgggcgccaccgccaagtCTCGTACACCTCATCCCTCTCACCACAGCCCCGCTTCGGCTTCTTTGTtcgcccttttctctgcgGCCGCGTGTGCTGCCGGATTTCGACTGGCAGAGGGCCTTCAGCGCGTGTGTCACAGTGGGTTTACTTCTGTTTCCCGCTTCCCTTCTCGCGCTGGCcttccgcctcccccttctctccccctcagcgaggcgcgcgcgcgcgttgaTTAGGGCTCTACCGACTGTAGTCGTCGCTGTGGGTGCTGCGGGTTTGTCTCTGCAGCCTTCGCCTGCACCCCCGCCatcgctgtggtggtgcgctgccgtgctgAGGTGCCCTTCGCTTAcccttttctgtttcgcGCCTCCGCGTCATTCCTTCACAGTGCTGACGGCACATGTCGCGCTGGGTTAGCACAGAGCGGCTCGAGTAGATCATCTGAAAACAGAAATTTTCTGTCATTGGTAGGGCGGCGCTACGTATTCGCATACGAACTCAGCCACCGACATCGCTTATCCCTCTTGTGGTCGAGTCGCTGATGGTGGGCATGTCGTCCTCTATGTCTCTGCCTCCTGTAccggaggcggtgctcgaGGGACTCCTGTCGCCGGCGTTCAGAATGCCGTCGTGCGTACTGCCACAGCACTACGCACTGGAGTTTCAGCCTGacgcgcagcacagcgcctTTCTTGGCTCGGTGTACATAACGCTGCGTGTGCTCGAGGCACCCACACATCCTTTTCACCATCTCATCCTCCATGCACTGGGCCTTTGCGTTGAGGCGTCATCAATACGTGTCTTTGTGCCCACGGACCCCTCTAGCGTCTTTGGCGACGCTGTCCTGCCGGCTCACCCGAGTCACCACCTTGGTGATGAGATGTCACGTCAACGAC containing:
- a CDS encoding hypothetical protein (TriTrypDB/GeneDB-style sysID: LpmP.12.0920), which codes for MQLQADLTQRTDSVNAIQRNFERLSAMHHAEQRELRRLRLLEKAQRGAEVNNNEATIRQLESAVADMRCKALEEQATGAQLEAKLQAAKSSCELQHDITGLITLHAAGFREVLQAEAAAFLQFHAFAIAERAAIDARHEALRQQLLCSDVAQLVADHHAQIVPYLVPGGVTDSHRLLETSAQASTATIVELVHPWLCEVAEATRQYVAAAQVADQQRALTEAEIQRNREELKHTLGEMLHLRLRAIEEEEQTGRSALLFGALQVRAVAEGTFDVVRLLRATAEAAATVAHSSWEVTAALHARRVSDWCDAADARLVDLCNAVEISMAEKSRECDGWRQKAAQELLLGERKRLQDLHESQVQAMRDDWTRQKSAAQRTHEMQLAQVRTDLEGRIKVAEERRVTAERQTGTSEAALIQVKRDHAAEVQSVETYWRSAISDAVGDCEQRWMKMCEEYQERQQACARAMLQLLLDHVCTRGHCVCQEEEARADVCRTHWKNRTQQLQSEQAATVQRCVTAAVLLERVRRHVQDEDANRAVLCTSAAADWTALVSREAVHKAEAHHVLSMRAAADRLEGVRAEAAERDDKWRQRLDALEADVGQAKEERLGAVVAAREAQAALQATQRDFTVYRSSVTAAARCIEVAESATESACCCPLCLELYSQPVACVPCGHIYCSSCLLRHPRNSELSSLTSSFTSAGGASTGENSAVGARAELEVAQWLRKRFTPRTCLFCPECASATVSTVVELQALGELTAKYDYKKRGIAVLLAELR